The region TTGCGATCGGACGGGGACCGGTCCATTGTCCTGCTTTTGCTATCGACCAGATTGAGAATGGTGTCAACCTAAAAAACGGGATATCGACCAAATCGAGTATGTTATCGACCGGATGGCGCGTGACATCAACCAAATTGAGCATAGCATCAACCCTGGAACAAAGTATATCAACCCTAAAGGCGGAACTATCGACTGAACCGCGCGAAATATCAACCTAAATCAGATAAAATTTCATAATGATGCATTCAAAGGAACCCTGTTTTAATTGCCAATCTATTTCGTATAGTTAAGCTCCCATGAAACTCCATATTTATCAATAACGATCGCATGCTTGGCACCCCAGAATGTATCCTGTAATTCCATCTGCACCTCACCATCATTGGCAAGAAAGTTGTAGATCCGGGTTATCTCTTCCTCGCTTTCAAGGTCTGGACCAAGTAAGATGTTGTTTCCATTTTCGATTTGATTGTCAAACACATCTGCAAAATAAATGATACAGCCATCATTAATATGCAACTCAGCATGGATATATTTGCCCTCATGCCCTTTGAACATTTCCATTCCGTCCGATGTTTGCACATTTTTGATTTCCCCACCAAAGGCTTGGTGATAATAGTTTACAGCTTCTTTGCAATTTTTAATTCGAATATGTGGTACAAGTTTTTTCATGATAATTCCTCCCAAGTGATTTTCCTATAGTCTAACCCGGATTATATTAAAAACAAAATGATTTGGGTGAAATGGAAAGTAAACTGTTATAAAATAGTTAAGTAAGTTTATGATGATTAACAGGTGTGAACTAATGATATTGGAGGGATGCAAATGGCTAAGAAACTTGGATTGGGATTGATCATCTTTATAATTATTATTGTGGGAGGTTACCTTTTAGTGCATCAAATGAACGCAAATAACAGGGAGTCAAATTCTGCCACCTCATCGCAAAAAGCGAAAATGTCTTCCAATCACAAAGCACCTTCAAAAACTGATCAGAAAACAAAAAAAATGATTGAAAATATGTCACTCGACGAAAAAATTGGCCAAATGATTATTGCTGGCGTGGATGGTACGCAGGCTGATCAGCAGGCCAAAGCGCTCATCAGCAATGATAAAGTTGGCGGCATCATTTTGTATGCCAATAATATGGAAAGTCCCGAACAAACACTACAATTGGTAAATGACCTGAAAGCGCAAAATAAAGGAAATCGCATGCCATTATTTTTAGGGGTTGACCAGGAAGGTGGCGATGTGTCCAGGTTGCCTGGCGAATTGACGCCGATCCCGAATAATGGTCAGATTGGCAAGCGAAATGATAAAGAATATGCTCGGTCCATAGGTGTGACTTTGGGCAAACAAGTGCAGGCCTTTGGATTTAATATGGATTTTGCCCCGGTGATGGATGTGAATAGTAATCCGGATAATCCGGTCATCGGCGATCGGTCATTCGGCGATAATCCGGAAATCGTAAGCAGCCTGGGTATTCAAACAATGCAGGGGATCCAGTCGGAAGGAATTATCCCGGTTATCAAACATTTTCCCGGTCATGGGGATACATCTGAGGATTCTCATGTACAACTGCCAAAAGTAGACAAAAATATCCATCAGTTACAGCAGACAGAGTTGCCTCCTTTTGAAAATGCGATGGAGCAGGGAGCGGATGCTGTGATGGTGGCACATATCCTACTGCCAAAATTGGATGCGGACTACCCAGCCTCGATGTCCAAGAAGGTGATTCAAGGAGTTCTGCGAGACCAATTACATGGTGATGGTGTGGTGATGACTGATGATATGACAATGGGGGCTATTATGGATAACTTTGCGATTGGAGAGGCAGCGGTGAAAGCCGTTCAAGCGGGAAGTGATATTGTGATGGTGGCTCATGATGAGGAAAATGTTATGCAAGCGGTAAAAGCATTAAAAGATGCAGTCGATAACGGAGATTTATCCGAGAAAAGAATTAATGAGAGTGTAGAACGGATTATCAAGCTTAAAAGAAAATATCGTATCACGGATGAACAAGTAGAATCGGCTTCAGTAGACAAATTATTAAAACAAAAATAAATAGGGTGCAAAAAACCATCGCACCCTATTGCCGCTTCAGTTCATGCACCCAAACTTCCATTTCCGGATCCCAAACTACGGCTTCATGAATGGAAGTGATCGCTTGTTTGTATGCTTCAAGACTTTGGTATCCTTCGTCTTTCGCATCTTCTTCGGTCACGTCTTTCAATTTTTGCGGGTAGACATTTTCTATTATAAATGTGTGCCCATCAAGCTTGGTAGTATCACCGGGGTCGGCATAGCGGTCATTCCGGCGTACAGAAGTTTTCTCACCCTTAATCAATTTTTCAATGTCCTCTGGAATGGTTACCAGTTTATGAATATCAAACTTTTCCGGCCATGTCTGGTTTTTAGTCATGCTGAGTCACTCTCCTTCTCCTGTTAATCTTCCTGAATCATTAATGGTATAGTTGCAAGATAAAAAATTAGTGAACAGCTTTTTGTTTCAACACGCTTTCAATCCCTTGCAGTGCCTCTTCAACATTATTCGCCCGGATATGGATTTTACGATCCTCCGGGTATTGTTTCGCCGCATATTCATATCGGGGATCATAATAATACTCCAGCAACAACTGTACTGCATTGGTATAATTGCCAAGCTGTAAATCTTCATCAATCTGCTTGGCTACGGGGGTATGAATTCGTTTTTTAATGATCCGGAATGCCTCCAGGAACTGTTCCGGTAAATTCCACGGCTGATAATCATCTAAAATATTGTGAATGCGTTCCTCCATTGGCATGTCGATAAATAATTGGAGGCCCTTTTCCTTTTTCTCATAAAAGAAGTCTGGCAGTGTTGCCTTGCCAATCCGTTTGCTTTCTCCTTCCACAAACACGAACGGTGCATCCTGATAGCGCAACATTGCTTGCACCAGCTGTGATTCAAATGCTTTCTGATTGCTTGGCTCCAGCCCGATTTGACCAAAAATCGAGCCGCGATGATTCGCCATCCCTTCTAAGTCTATGACCGGGTATCCGTTTTGTGCAAGTCGTTTTAAAATGGCAGTTTTGCCTGAACCGGTATAACCATTAAGTACGTATAGATCCGGTTTGAAGTCTGCTTTGGCCAATTCTGCCACGACCCATTGGCGGTACGTACGAAATCCTCCGCTTAATCGGTTTGCTTTGATGCCCATTAAATCAAGCACGGTTGCTGCAGTTTTACTCCGCATCCCGCCGCGCCAACAAAACACGGTCTTTGGCGTATCAATTTGGCGGAATGCCGCGATAAAGTCGGGGAGCTTGGCTGAGAATATCTCCAGCCCCCGTTCTTTCGCTGCTTCCGGTCCCACCTGCTTATAAATCGTACCAACCTCGGCCCGTTCCTCGTTATTAAAAACCGGGATATTCATACTCCCTGGGATGGTCGATTCATGGAATTCTTTTGGTGATCGGACGTCAATTAATGTATGTGCTTCCTTTTGTTGTAAAGCGAATAGGTCATCTAATGCTATATCGTGAAACATCGCTTTTGTCACTTCCTAACATCTAAACTACTGAACAGTGATTTGTCCATTTTTACCATCGGCAACTTCTCCGATGATTTTTGCGCCCGCACCTTTTTCTTGTAATTCAGCAAGGAGAGCATCGGCATCATCGTTTGCAACGGAAATAAACAGACCGCCTGATGTAACGGCATCACATAAAATCCATTTGTCCATTTGATCCATTGTTTCCGGGAACGTAATGATATCTTTTACATGATCAAAATTGTTTTTCGTCCCACCTGGCACTGCACCAGATTCACCAAGTTCTTTGACACGTGGCAAGACGGGAACCTGGTCTTTCATAATGCGGATTTCAACATCACTGCCTTGGGCCATTTCCGATGCATGACCAAGCAGGCCAAAACCAGTGACATCGGTACAAGCGTGAACATCATAGTTCGCCATTGTTTCCGACGCTGTTTTATTTAGAGTAGTCATCACCTTGGTAACACGATCGATTTCTTCTTCGGTAAGTAAATCCCTTTTAATCGATGAGGAATAAATGCCGACACCAATCGGCTTGGTCAAAATGAGCTTATCGCCAGGTTTTGCGCCGGTATTTGTTCTAACTTTATCAGGATGGACAACCCCGGTTACTGCCAAACCAAATTTAGGTTCTTTATCATCAATCGAGTGACCGCCAACAAGAGAAACCCCTGCTTCCGATAGTTTATCGCCAGCTCCACGCAATATTTCCGCCAGAATGCTCTTATCTAATGTCGAGATCGGAAATGCCACAATATTAAGGGCTGTAATCGGCGTACCACCCATGGCATAAACATCACTAATGGCATTGGCTGCAGCAACTTGGCCGAAACTGTATGGGTCATCAACGATCGGTGTGAAAAAGTCTACTGTCTGTACAATAGCTGTTTCATCATTTAATTTGTATACCCCGGCATCGTCACTTGTATCCAGCCCAACAAGCAAATTTGGATTCTGGACAGTTGGCGGCAATGAGCGCAAAACCTGTGATAAATCAGCAGGTCCGATTTTACAGCCACAACCACCTTTTGACGACAGACTTGTTAATTTTATATCAGGTGTTTTTTCCATCTTTTATCATCCTTCCCATGGAACACGGTATTCAATAGTTTCATTTTAACATACTACTGCAAGTGCGGGACAAGTGTAGGGTGCATTTGCAAATAGTGGGTTATTAAAAGATACTTTCACATCTACCATGACAGCCCGTCTCTCGGTCGAATCCTCGCATTTTTTCACGTCTGTCGGGATGAAGACTTTGCGGTAATAGTCGGTGCGTTTTGCTGAGGGTTCGACCTAGAATCGCTGAAATTCACGATGGACAAGATTAAAAAAATCATATACCCCCATTGACAATCAAAGTGTATGAACCGTATAATACATCTTAAGGGTGTATTAACGATTTAATACACAACTTTTTATGCTTATGGTGTATTAATCGGTTGATACACCATTCGAAAAGCTACATAACCAAGAATTATAGGAGCTGGGTCAATGAAAACCATGAAGTTCAATAACCGGGATCCTGTCTATGTACAAGTGATTCATCATTTTAAAGAAGAAATTGCGACAGGCATACTGGAACCGGGACAGGAAATTCCGTCACGGCGGGAATTAGCCAACAAGTTAAAGATTAATCCCAATACTGCACAACGAGCCTATAAAGAAATGGAGGAAGAAGGGTTGATTTATACCGAGCGCAATTTGCCCAGTCGAATTACAAAAGATGAACAAACGTTAAAAGCGGTAAGGGAAGAGCTGATTATACAGGCAGTTAATTCCTTTGTTGAGGCTGTCCATTCGATACAAGTACCGGTGGATGAGGTGCTGGATTTAGTGAAGGAAAAATACGCAGCAAAAAATGAACAGGAGGGAAAAGCGTGATTGAAGTTAAACATGTACAGAAAAAATTTGGTCGTAAACAAGTACTTAACGACATTTCCTTCACCGCTAATAAAGGGGAGATTACCTGTTTGATTGGTATCAATGGTGCAGGAAAGACAACGATTCTTAACGCGATTATGGCACTGACCCCAATTAACGGCGGGCAGATTTTAATTGATGGGGGAAAACTCAACAAACATAGCTATGAAAACATTATTTGAAACTGGTTCATTTTGAATTTGAGCGATTTGTCAAAATTTATTTTGCTTTAATCATGGTAACTGTTGTTATGCAGTTTGTTGGGGTTATTGTTAAAGCAAAAGGTTATCTCAATATGGCTAGCCACAACATTCATGAAGAACATGTTTCACAGGAAGTCGTTTTACGTGATAATGGGGCGATGTCATTTGATCAGATTACTAATTCCTTATGGTTTGTAGCGCCGATGATACAGAAATGCATGTATATGACTTGGACATACATGCTGGTAAAATCGTTGGTGAAGAGACGATCCAATCCCGTTCGGAAAAAATGGAAAGTGATGCATCAACAGGCATGTAGGTATTACCAAAAGATGCAGGTAATAGCGAACCGAACGATATATTTATTGTGAAGGAAGACAGTAAGGTTGCGCCTGAGGATGGGGAAGTGTCATATATCGGCAGTAATGTAGTTCGTTATGACTTGAAAACCAATCAGCAGGAAAAATTATCATTACCCAAAGAGTTGCGAGAAGGGGCAAAAGTCGAATCGGTTCATGGAACAACACTATATTTCACTAAGGCAAAAGGGAATCAACTAAACATCATTGCTTATGACACAAATGCTTAGAAAATAACAGAACATCAGACGATCAACCTGCCAAAATCCTATCAAGCGGAAGCAATGGGCCGCCCGCTTATAAAAGTAAGGGATGATCACCTCTATATTGTGAGTAACCAGCAATTCGGGCAGCAAGATACCTCGGTCATGGTCGTAGATTTGAAATCTGGAAAAACGGAATATGAGGGGTATCAAAACAGTTTAATCTAAATTATTTAAAATTAATTACTTTTTAGCAGGATTCTTGCATTTTATGTCGAACCTTGTAAGTAGAAATAAAATGAGGAGGATCGCTAACATGTATACCATCGATGAAGCATCCAGCATACTTGGTGTTCATCCCACTACATTAAGAAGGTGGGAAAAAGAGGGGAAGATAACATCCTCTCGAACCACCGGTGGCCATAGAAGATATGCTATAGAAGACCTTAGTGCTATCAAGCATGATTTGAAACCACTTCAAGACAAAATTGTTATTGGGTATTGCCGCGTCTCATCATCGGACCAAAAGGAAGATTTAAAAAGGCAGATCCATACCGTTTCGCAGTATTGTTCGGCAAATGGATATCAGTTTCGTATTATAAAGGATCTGGGAAGTGGTTTGAATGACGATAAAAGAGGACTAAAAGAATTAATCCGGCTGGCGCAAAGCAATCAGGTGGAGAAAGTTGTCGTCAACTATAAAGATAGGTTACTACGTTTTGGGTATGAATTGTTGGAACAAATATGTGCCTTCCATCATGTGAAAATTGAAATCGTCAACCATACAGAGGATAAAACATATGAGCAGGAGTTAGTCGAGGATATGCTTTCCATTATTACTGTCTTTAGCAGCCGCTTGTATGGAAGCAGAAGTCATAAGCGAAAGAAACTGCAACAAGCGGTGAAACAGGTCATCGAGGACAACGGCCATGCTTACGTATAATAAAAAGGTACGGTTGGTGGTTACAAAAGAAAACAAGCAGTTACTAGATTCTCAATCCAGAATGTGCAACTGGCTGTACAATCAATTGCTTGATGCGGTGGAGGAAGATTATCGCAATGGAAAAAAGAAAAAACTGCTTTCCGGCAGAAACCTGAGGAATGAAGTACCGAAAATAAAAGGGGAAAACCCATTTTTGTTTAAAGTCCATTCCTCCCCATTGAAAAATACGGCATTACGGTTAAAAGATGCCTATGAACGATTTTTTGATCCAAAATTAATGAATGAGAAACCAAAATATCGTTCATGGAAAAAGAAGTGGTTTTCGCTATATTATGATGAACCAAAAAAAGGCTTTAAATTATTGGATACCAATCTGCTTTCCTTAAGTTTTGGCAAGTTAACAGATGAAGAATACAAGGAATTAAAGAAAAAAGATAAAAAGGCTAAGAAGACCATCAAAATCAAAGTTGGACTCGTGGAAGCGGTAGAACTAAGCGAAACGGAGAGAATCAAAACCCTTCGCATTACAAAGGATCTGGATTCGTATTATGCCATTTTTACAATAGAAGATGTCAAAGAAATCACCAAGGTGAAGGAACAATCGTTTATTGTATTTGATCCCAACCATAAGAATCTGGCGGTGGGATTAGGCAGTGATGGAAAATCATATGAATTGAAATCGATGAATGCACTGTTGAAGTATTGGGATAAACGAATCGATGAAATCAAATCAAAACGGGACAAATGTGAAAAATTTAATAAGCTGGTATGCACCCCAAACGTCACCTATTTTGAGCCAAGCAAACGTTGGAAAAGACTTAATCATGCTTTGGAAAAGGCGCAATTAAAACGTCGAGAACAAATGAAGACGCTGTTATTTAGCTATGCGCATTATTTTTCCAAGCGTTACGATGCGATCTACATTGGTGATTATACTCCGACTCCCGATGTGGCGAAATACGGGACGATGAGAAGGGCCATGTTAAATCAAACACCAGTTGGACAGTTTCGCCGTATATTAAACTGGGTGCAAGCGAAAAGTGGCAAGCATTATCAAAAGATTGATGAACGGGATACAACCAAAACCTGTTGTGTCTGTAGTCATCAGGAGAAAAAGGACCCTTCCATTCGCAGCTTTACATGTGTAAACTGCGGTACAACGCTTTCGAGAGATATCAACAGTGCAGTTAATATCGGAAAGAAAGCCAAAAAGCGATTGCCTCGCGCAGGCTACATAGGTGTGGAATCCCCTATGTATACAGTGTGGTGGGATTTTAAACAGGCAAAGATTGCTTGTGGTTTGACCCCATCTGCTGGCCTCGGGAAGTAAATCCGAGGGTTGAAACAAACATTTTTCTTGGTAACAGAGAAGAGGTCTTTGGTTAATTTTAGGCTTAATTTCGGTTAGGTTTAAATAGACAAAGGAGTGCGGACAGTTGCAACGAAGGTTAACGATGATATCAAGAATCTCGAATTGTTTATTATCATTAACGACTTTTCACTTGATGGGGAAGCGGAGGACGATTGATTACGGTAACACATCTTAGCTATCATTTTATGGTTGGAAAAAAAGACAGACAACATATCCGGACTCTTGGAAATCTTCTATAGCTAAAAAAGATAACAGCAAAAATCCTGGCTTAGGTATATACTGGCCAGGATTTTTACTGTACTTAAATTTAGTTGCGTGCTGACAATTTCGAGTTGTAAACTTAATACACCTCGTAATTTTGCCCTGTCTGTGCCCCGAGTACACTCTTTTTATATGCTAGTGCAACACGTTGGGCAGGAACTGGGTCAAACCCTTGGAAGAGACTCTCCAACCGATCCCAGGATTCCTGAACGGCATTAGGGCTGACACTATTAATCCGGATTCCCCGCGGCATTTCGATGGCGGCCGATTTAACGAATGCCTTGACACCACCGTTGGCCATCGCCGCAGAAGCCCCCTGACGAATCGGGTCATCCATCATAATACCGGTTGTTAGTGTAAAGCTCCCATTATCGTTTACATGGTCTAATCCCAGAAGCACCAAATTGATTTGCCCCTTTAGCTTGCTTTCAATTCCCTTTTCATTCAATTCCGGAGTCAGTTCTGAAACAGAGGCAAAATTGGCACCACCAGAGGCATTAATAACCGCATCCACCCGTCCGACTGTTTCATACATGTTGCGGATGCTGGCTTCCGAGGTGATATCAACCTGTACATCGGCACCATTTCTTCCCGCCCGAATGAGGTCATGATCTTTTTCTAACGTTTCTACAACCTTTTTTCCAATGGTGCCACTAGCACCGACGATAAGTATTTTCATTGGTCTACTCCTCCTGTTCATCGTGCTGGTACTTACTAATGATAACATGCTTGAAAAAATAATGTGAAATCACTCAACATAAAGGCATCTGTAAATAAATTTATGTGCAATCACCTGACTTATGATTCTTATCAACAAGCAATGGCTGAATCATTCAGATGATCCAGCCATATGTTGATATATTTTATTTATTTTTTCCTCTAACAAATCCAGCGGAACGATTCGGGCCTCACGGATATATTCTTTTCCATCGATAAAAAATAATAGGATGGGCACGGTAAAAACGGAAAATGCTCCAGCTATTTCCGGTACCTGATCAGCGTTGATATGACCTAACGCCACTTCAGGGTAATTTTTCATTAATACTTGTACTTGTGGGAACAGACCGTGACATACACTGCAGTCGGGGCGTGATATAAACAGGAAGGAGAGTTGATGGTTTCGGATAAAGTCATTTATTGCGGAAAGCGAGGTTAGTTCTGTAAATTCCATCGTAAAAACCTCCATAAAAAAACGCCGCGTATAAATTGCAAAACATCCTTGCAAGCTAAGCGCTAACGTTGTATCATTAAAATATTACTGATGTTTTAATTTCAATCCACACAGTTTACACACACTAATTTTACTACATTTAAATCAAAATGTCAATATATAAGTCTTAACTCAAATGGGGGAGTTCGATGAGTGAAGAAAACGAAAATCGGGAAGCGGAACAACACCGGGTGAACCAAGTAATTGAGGAAATTCACCAACGACAGAAAAAGTTATATGCGAAGTCATCCGGGTTAAAGGAAAGTGTTATCGATCTGCGGCAAAACTTCTGGGAGGATGTGACCGTAAATCTGGATGAACCTGATGATGTTATCGAAACACAGGCAAGTATCAAACAACAAGCAGAACTATTATCCGAACGCGAACGATTCCATGGAAAAATAGGTGAGGAATTAAAAACGTTAAAACGACTAAAAAACAATCCCTATTTTGGCCGGATTGATTTTCGAGCGGATGGGGAAACCACAAGTGAGCCGATTTATATCGGGATTGCCTCATTGATGGATCAGCTTGACGAGGAATTTCTGGTATATGATTGGCGCGCCCCAATTTCCAGCCTTTATTACGATTACTCCCCTGGAAAAGCTGCATATCAAACCATGAGCGGTACCATTTCAGGCGAGATGACGCTAAAAAGGCAATTTATTATCCGTAACGGCGTCATTAAAGGGATGTTTGATACAGGTGTTACCATTGGCGATAAACTGTTGCAACAAGCGCTTGGTAATAATGCCAGTACGACAATGAAAAGTATCGTGTCCACAATTCAAAAGGAGCAAAATAAAATCATCCGTGACGAACGGCATCGTTATCTTGTGGTTCAGGGCGTGGCTGGCAGCGGCAAAACATCCGCTGCATTACAACGAATTGCATTTTTAATGTATAGACATCGCGAGACATTACATGCTGATAATGTTGTCTTATTTTCACCAAACCCGTTGTTTAGTAGTTATGTAGCCAATGTCCTGCCTGAACTCGGAGAAGCGAATGTGCGACAAACGACTTTTTATGAATATTTGGTAGACAAAATCGGAAGTAAGCTAACCGTTGAGTCACCATTTCAACATATGGAATATAAATTAACGGGAGCACAGGATGAAGATTATCAAACAAAAATGGCATGTATTGATTATAAATCAGGTATCACGTTTAAACAGCATTTGGATGCGTTTATAACAAGTTTAGCGGAAGAAGGATTAATTTTTAAAAATATATCATTTCGTAAACAGGTATTTGTTACCAAAGAACAAATCCAAGACTATTTTTATTCCCTTCATCCGGCTATTGCCATTCCAAATAAATTAGAGCTTGTTGCCAAATGGTTGCTAAGTGAAATACAGAAGCAACAGCGTAAGGAAAAAAACAAGGATTGGGTCATGGAGCAGGTTGAGTTATTGGATAAAGAGGAATATTTGCAGGCCCATTACCATATGCAAAAGCAGGATCAGGATGAGTTATATGCGGATGAAACGGAAGAAGACTTTTTGCGGGAAAGAGTGGTAAAAAAAGCCTTTTCCGGATTGAAAAAACGCGTAAAGCAATTCCAGTTCGTGCATGTTCTGGCAACCTATCGGAAATTTTTTACCGATTGGTCGCCGGCAGTTGCTCCAAGCCATTGGCAGGAAATAAAGGAACAGACTATTGCCGCCCTTTCTAAAGGGTACTTGGCATGGGAGGAGGCAACTGCATATGCATATTTTAAAGGGTGTCTGTTAGGTGACAGTGCCGATCGATCAGTCCGTCATTTATTGATTGATGAAGCGCAGGATTATTCGCCATTTCAGTTTGCCTACATCAAGCACCAATTCCCTTATACAAGGATGACGCTGCTAGGAGACGTGAATCAGGCAATCTACACGCATACTATTCAGGGAAGCCCGCTTGCACCAGCCCAAGCGGATGAAAGTTATGAACGAATTGTCTTGACTAAGAGCTATCGATCCACCAAACAAATTGTGGACTTTACAACCCAGTTTGCTCCCGAGGGTGAAATGATCGAGCCATTTAACAGGGAGGGCAGGAAACCGCTGTTGGTTACTTACCAGGGAAATGCCGCTGATCCGCTGGTTAAAACAATACAGAAATTGAAAGAGAATGGTCATGAAACGATTGCACTTATTTGTAAAACGCAGCAAGGTTGTGACGAACTGTTTGAACAGTTACATGGCAGATGGGCTGTAACGCGGATCAATGAAGAAACCCGCTCGTTTCAAAAGGGCATTTTACTATTGCCGGTGTACTTAGCGAAAGGAATTGAATTTGATGCAGTGATTATTCCGGAAGCATCGGCCAAAACGTATACGACAGAAGCAGATCGGACGTTATTTTACACGGCTTGTACAAGAGCAATGCATGAACTGGTGATGCTAACGGATAGTACGCGCAATCCATTTATATTGGAAGCACAAGAAGATAAATATGAGGTGTTAAACGCGTAGATAAGGGAGTCCCTTCAACATCGTGTTGGAGGGATTTCCGTTCTATATCGGAAAACTATTTTTTTCGATGATTCATGTTTGTACTTATAGTAAAATATAGATAGGATAGAAGGAATTCTTTGATCCCCCTTTGATAGATAAGGGCAAAAGGAGTGATACCCATGAATGGCGGGAACTGGTATGATTGGATAACACCAACTAATCCGTTTGTGGCAGTGCTGTTAAGTATGCTGCTGATTTTAGGAGTTGCAATTATTGCCTGGTTTGAGGATAAGAAAAACTTTAAAACCCCTTTGTTAATATTAATTACAGGATTTATCTTTGCGATTATTGGCGTACTTTTTCTGCATTCGATTGGGTTTTATAAATAGGTTTGGGATTTAATCAAACGAGATCAAGAAGAGAAATTGTAGAAAAGGTGTGAAAAGATTATTTGATTATGTATCAATTAATGGCGGAGAAGGTGGGATTCGAACCCACGCGACGCGAAAACGTCCTAACGCATTTCGAGTGCGTCCCCTTCAGCCGGGCTTGGGTACTTCTCCGGATGGTGCTGGTGAAAGGATTCGAACCTTCGACCCCGTCATTACGAGTGACGTGCACTACCAGCTGTGCTACACCAGCATCTAAAGTATGACTTTTTTTGTAAAGCACATAGAGTATCATAATACATTTTAATCATTTCTTCAACTATTTTGCGGTGATTTTTTAAAGTTAGAGAGCAGAATTCGGTTAATTTTCGGCGTGCGAGTCATGACTTAAAGTGGGAACAATTGCGAACCGCCGATAAAAGTGCTGAAACCGTCGATAATTTACCCGAAATCGCCGTAAAACTGGTTGAAACCGCCGTTAAATAGCCGGCTATGAATAACCAAATCATTGTAAACGATAAAACCCCAGCAGATATATATAATGAGCCGGGGTTTTCATTTGGGAAATCATGATCACACTTTAATTGTTAAACATCTCCAAAGAAAAATCTACTTTCTTATTCTCCTGCTCCTCATAGCCTTTCATATAATTGATCCTGCGCTGGGCTGAAGCTTGGCTGACCTGCTCATCGGCATGGTAGGAAGATCGTACAAGCGGGCCTGATTCACAATGACGGAATCCTTTTTTTAAGGCAATTTCTTTTAGTTCCGCAAATTCATCCGGGTGGTAGTAACGTTCAACCCTTAAGTGTTTTTTTGTTGGTTGCAAATATTGACCGATTGTCATGATGTCTACGTTGTGTGCCAATAAGTCATCCATCGCTTGTAAAATTTCTTCTTTTTCTTCGCCTAGACCGACCATAATACTTGATTTGGTTGGTGTATTTGGTGCTATTTCTTTTACCCGTTCCAGCAATTGTAAGGAACGG is a window of Lentibacillus daqui DNA encoding:
- the helD gene encoding RNA polymerase recycling motor HelD; the protein is MSEENENREAEQHRVNQVIEEIHQRQKKLYAKSSGLKESVIDLRQNFWEDVTVNLDEPDDVIETQASIKQQAELLSERERFHGKIGEELKTLKRLKNNPYFGRIDFRADGETTSEPIYIGIASLMDQLDEEFLVYDWRAPISSLYYDYSPGKAAYQTMSGTISGEMTLKRQFIIRNGVIKGMFDTGVTIGDKLLQQALGNNASTTMKSIVSTIQKEQNKIIRDERHRYLVVQGVAGSGKTSAALQRIAFLMYRHRETLHADNVVLFSPNPLFSSYVANVLPELGEANVRQTTFYEYLVDKIGSKLTVESPFQHMEYKLTGAQDEDYQTKMACIDYKSGITFKQHLDAFITSLAEEGLIFKNISFRKQVFVTKEQIQDYFYSLHPAIAIPNKLELVAKWLLSEIQKQQRKEKNKDWVMEQVELLDKEEYLQAHYHMQKQDQDELYADETEEDFLRERVVKKAFSGLKKRVKQFQFVHVLATYRKFFTDWSPAVAPSHWQEIKEQTIAALSKGYLAWEEATAYAYFKGCLLGDSADRSVRHLLIDEAQDYSPFQFAYIKHQFPYTRMTLLGDVNQAIYTHTIQGSPLAPAQADESYERIVLTKSYRSTKQIVDFTTQFAPEGEMIEPFNREGRKPLLVTYQGNAADPLVKTIQKLKENGHETIALICKTQQGCDELFEQLHGRWAVTRINEETRSFQKGILLLPVYLAKGIEFDAVIIPEASAKTYTTEADRTLFYTACTRAMHELVMLTDSTRNPFILEAQEDKYEVLNA
- a CDS encoding thioredoxin family protein gives rise to the protein MEFTELTSLSAINDFIRNHQLSFLFISRPDCSVCHGLFPQVQVLMKNYPEVALGHINADQVPEIAGAFSVFTVPILLFFIDGKEYIREARIVPLDLLEEKINKIYQHMAGSSE
- a CDS encoding short chain dehydrogenase; its protein translation is MKILIVGASGTIGKKVVETLEKDHDLIRAGRNGADVQVDITSEASIRNMYETVGRVDAVINASGGANFASVSELTPELNEKGIESKLKGQINLVLLGLDHVNDNGSFTLTTGIMMDDPIRQGASAAMANGGVKAFVKSAAIEMPRGIRINSVSPNAVQESWDRLESLFQGFDPVPAQRVALAYKKSVLGAQTGQNYEVY
- a CDS encoding RNA-guided endonuclease InsQ/TnpB family protein codes for the protein MLTYNKKVRLVVTKENKQLLDSQSRMCNWLYNQLLDAVEEDYRNGKKKKLLSGRNLRNEVPKIKGENPFLFKVHSSPLKNTALRLKDAYERFFDPKLMNEKPKYRSWKKKWFSLYYDEPKKGFKLLDTNLLSLSFGKLTDEEYKELKKKDKKAKKTIKIKVGLVEAVELSETERIKTLRITKDLDSYYAIFTIEDVKEITKVKEQSFIVFDPNHKNLAVGLGSDGKSYELKSMNALLKYWDKRIDEIKSKRDKCEKFNKLVCTPNVTYFEPSKRWKRLNHALEKAQLKRREQMKTLLFSYAHYFSKRYDAIYIGDYTPTPDVAKYGTMRRAMLNQTPVGQFRRILNWVQAKSGKHYQKIDERDTTKTCCVCSHQEKKDPSIRSFTCVNCGTTLSRDINSAVNIGKKAKKRLPRAGYIGVESPMYTVWWDFKQAKIACGLTPSAGLGK